The Amycolatopsis sp. DG1A-15b genome window below encodes:
- the rimP gene encoding ribosome maturation factor RimP — protein MPGELASRLQPIVAEAVTAAGFDLDSFEVQQAGRRQLVKVVVDSDDGVGLDEIAEISRTVSATLDENEHVLASAYTLEVTSPGLDRPLTQPRHWRRARFRLVKVSPTEGAPFVGRVGHAGEDAARVLAGGKLRDVRYADVAKAVVEIEFKQPPAEDLKLLEDDASGMIAAGQAKTEKGSK, from the coding sequence GTGCCAGGAGAACTCGCCAGCCGGCTTCAGCCGATAGTGGCCGAAGCCGTCACCGCCGCGGGTTTCGACCTCGACTCGTTCGAGGTCCAGCAGGCCGGCCGGCGCCAGCTGGTCAAGGTCGTCGTCGACTCCGACGACGGGGTCGGGCTGGACGAGATCGCCGAGATCAGCCGCACGGTCTCGGCGACGCTCGACGAGAACGAGCACGTGCTCGCGAGCGCCTACACGCTGGAGGTCACCTCCCCGGGCCTCGACCGCCCGCTGACCCAGCCGCGGCACTGGCGGCGCGCGCGGTTCCGCCTGGTGAAGGTCAGCCCGACGGAGGGTGCGCCCTTCGTCGGCCGGGTCGGTCACGCGGGCGAGGACGCCGCCCGCGTCCTGGCCGGCGGCAAGCTCCGCGACGTCCGCTACGCCGACGTGGCGAAGGCGGTCGTGGAGATCGAGTTCAAGCAGCCGCCCGCCGAGGACCTGAAACTGCTCGAAGACGACGCGTCCGGCATGATCGCTGCCGGTCAGGCCAAGACGGAGAAGGGGTCGAAGTGA
- the nusA gene encoding transcription termination factor NusA yields MNVDIAALRAIERDKDIPFETVIEAIETALLTAYKHTEGHQPHARIDIDRKTGLVRVLAHTLTHDGQVDEEWDDTPEGFGRIAATTARQVILQRLRDAEHEKTFGEFSTKEGEIVAGVIQRDARANARGMVVVQVGDTEGVLPSGEQVAGESYEHGSRIKAYVVTVSRSNRGPQITLSRSHPNLVRKLFALEVPEIADGTVEIAAVAREPGHRTKIAVKSTVPGVNAKGACIGPVGARVRNVMSELAGEKIDIIDFSEDPARFVGNALSPAKVVSVRVVDERTKTARVVVPDFQLSLAIGKEGQNARLAARLTGWRIDIRSDAAPVDDEGDQDHARPSRPAATTGSAE; encoded by the coding sequence GTGAACGTCGACATCGCCGCGCTGCGGGCGATCGAACGGGACAAGGACATCCCCTTCGAAACGGTGATCGAGGCCATCGAAACGGCCTTGCTCACCGCTTACAAGCACACCGAGGGCCACCAGCCGCACGCCCGCATCGACATCGACCGCAAGACGGGCCTGGTGCGCGTGCTCGCGCACACGCTGACCCACGACGGCCAGGTCGACGAGGAGTGGGACGACACCCCCGAGGGCTTCGGCCGGATCGCCGCCACCACCGCGCGCCAGGTCATCCTGCAGCGGCTGCGCGACGCCGAGCACGAGAAGACCTTCGGCGAGTTCTCCACCAAGGAGGGCGAGATCGTCGCCGGCGTCATCCAGCGCGACGCCCGCGCCAACGCGCGCGGCATGGTCGTGGTCCAGGTGGGTGACACCGAGGGCGTGCTGCCGTCCGGCGAGCAGGTCGCCGGGGAGTCCTACGAGCACGGCAGCCGGATCAAGGCGTACGTGGTCACGGTGTCGCGCAGCAACCGCGGCCCGCAGATCACGCTCTCGCGCTCGCACCCCAACCTGGTGCGCAAGCTGTTCGCGCTGGAGGTGCCCGAGATCGCCGACGGGACGGTCGAGATCGCCGCCGTGGCGCGCGAGCCGGGGCACCGCACGAAGATCGCGGTCAAGTCCACCGTGCCGGGCGTCAACGCCAAGGGCGCCTGCATCGGCCCGGTCGGCGCGCGGGTGCGCAACGTGATGAGCGAGCTGGCCGGGGAGAAGATCGACATCATCGACTTCTCCGAGGATCCCGCTCGCTTCGTCGGGAATGCGCTGTCGCCCGCCAAGGTTGTTTCCGTACGAGTCGTGGACGAGCGGACGAAGACCGCCCGCGTCGTGGTGCCGGACTTCCAGCTGTCGCTGGCGATCGGCAAGGAGGGCCAGAACGCCCGCCTCGCCGCCCGTCTGACCGGCTGGAGGATCGACATCCGCAGCGACGCCGCACCGGTGGACGACGAGGGTGATCAAGACCACGCCCGTCCTTCGCGGCCCGCCGCGACAACCGGTTCGGCTGAGTGA
- a CDS encoding TetR/AcrR family transcriptional regulator, which yields MTVEQRPLRADARRNREALVAAAREVFGAKGVDAPLDEIARRAEVAIGTLYNRFPTRADLVEAAFLPALEEAQLVLEEALACEDPWEGFVLFLERSVLMQVSDRGFTEICSRTFDPASELEKAKQANGSRMNRIISRAQEAGALRPDFRGPDLAIVFAAATATPDWRRALGIVLDGLRAR from the coding sequence GTGACCGTCGAGCAACGCCCCCTGCGCGCGGACGCCCGGCGCAACCGGGAAGCACTGGTCGCGGCGGCGCGGGAAGTCTTCGGCGCCAAGGGGGTCGACGCCCCGCTGGACGAAATCGCCCGGCGCGCCGAGGTGGCGATCGGCACCCTCTACAACCGGTTTCCGACGCGGGCGGACCTCGTCGAAGCCGCCTTCCTGCCGGCGCTGGAAGAAGCTCAGCTCGTGCTGGAGGAGGCCCTCGCGTGCGAGGACCCGTGGGAGGGTTTTGTCCTGTTCCTCGAGCGTTCGGTGCTGATGCAGGTCTCCGACCGCGGCTTCACCGAGATCTGCTCGCGGACCTTCGACCCGGCGTCCGAACTGGAGAAAGCCAAGCAGGCCAACGGTTCCCGGATGAACCGGATCATCTCGCGCGCCCAGGAAGCCGGGGCGTTGCGGCCGGACTTCCGGGGGCCCGACCTCGCGATCGTGTTCGCCGCGGCGACCGCCACCCCGGACTGGCGGCGCGCGCTCGGCATCGTCCTCGACGGCCTGCGCGCGCGATGA
- the rbfA gene encoding 30S ribosome-binding factor RbfA: protein MADPARARKLAKRISQIVASAIEHEVKDTRLDYVTITDTKVTGDLHDATVYYTVLGEKLDVPPDFAGAAAALESARGMLRTKVGQGTGVRYTPTLTFVADTIPEESKRIEDLLAKAREADAEVARRSAGAQHAGEPDPYKAPREPEDDDELAEEESRG from the coding sequence ATGGCTGATCCTGCTCGGGCCCGCAAGCTCGCCAAGCGGATCTCGCAGATCGTGGCGTCCGCGATCGAACACGAGGTCAAGGACACCCGGCTGGACTACGTGACCATCACGGACACGAAGGTCACCGGCGACCTGCACGACGCCACGGTGTACTACACGGTGCTCGGCGAGAAGCTGGACGTCCCTCCGGACTTCGCCGGCGCCGCCGCCGCGCTCGAATCGGCGCGCGGGATGCTCCGCACGAAGGTCGGGCAGGGCACCGGGGTCCGCTACACGCCGACGCTGACGTTCGTCGCGGACACCATCCCCGAGGAGTCGAAGCGGATCGAAGACCTGCTCGCGAAGGCCCGCGAGGCCGACGCGGAGGTTGCGCGCCGCTCCGCGGGAGCCCAGCACGCGGGCGAGCCCGACCCGTACAAGGCCCCCCGCGAACCCGAGGACGACGACGAGCTCGCGGAAGAGGAGAGCCGGGGCTGA
- a CDS encoding DUF503 domain-containing protein: MFVGALELDILLGDVHSLKQKRSVVRPVLAEVRKRFAVSVAEAGHTDLHRRALIGVAVVAEGGEHVRDVLDSCERYVASRPEFELISAHRRLLGPDD, from the coding sequence ATGTTCGTCGGAGCCCTTGAGCTCGACATCCTGCTCGGCGACGTTCACTCGCTGAAGCAGAAGCGATCCGTGGTCCGTCCGGTGCTGGCCGAGGTGCGCAAGCGCTTCGCCGTGTCGGTGGCCGAAGCCGGTCACACCGATCTGCACCGCCGGGCTCTCATCGGGGTGGCCGTGGTCGCCGAAGGTGGCGAGCACGTCCGTGACGTGCTCGACTCGTGCGAGCGGTACGTGGCGAGCAGGCCGGAGTTCGAACTGATCTCCGCCCACCGCCGGCTGCTCGGTCCAGACGATTAG
- a CDS encoding YlxR family protein — translation MIGELLRVVAVAGRVVVDEGRRLPGRGAWLHPDPDCLAKAERRRAFPRALRAPGALDAREVREHVGRTTPHHDPGTSPGSRGFKEAGRPVMSQP, via the coding sequence TTGATCGGTGAGCTGCTGCGCGTGGTCGCGGTGGCCGGGCGGGTGGTCGTCGACGAAGGTCGGCGGCTGCCGGGCCGGGGAGCTTGGCTGCACCCCGACCCGGACTGCCTGGCCAAGGCCGAGCGGCGGCGAGCCTTCCCGAGAGCCTTGCGGGCTCCCGGGGCGCTCGATGCCCGCGAAGTCCGCGAGCACGTCGGGCGCACCACACCGCACCACGATCCCGGGACGTCCCCGGGGTCGCGAGGATTCAAGGAAGCAGGTCGACCCGTCATGAGTCAGCCGTGA
- the infB gene encoding translation initiation factor IF-2 has protein sequence MPGKARVHELAKELGITSKDVLAKLKEQGEFVKSASSTVEAPVARRLRDAYAPKGAKKPTPGPSARPGPPAAKPGASAPKPPAPAQQAPAAKAAPAPAESATSAPAAPQQQAPAASKPATPGQRPGPRPGPRQQPAAPAPQEQVPAAKADAPAAPRQDTPATPPAGGTGSVVPPKPQGPKPGGPKPGPRTPRVGNNPFGVGSGAPPRPQGPRPGGGQGGDNRPPRPGGGAGGDRPAPRPGGGAGGNRPSPGNMPPRPNPGMMPGRTQRPAPGPGGGARGGPGGGARGGPGGGAGRPGGGGGGFRGGPGGGGGGGGFRGGPGGGGGGGGFRPGGGGPGGGGGAPAGGGGFRGGGGGRGGPGGRGGTAGAFGRPGGPSRKGRKSKRQKRQEYMDNMQAPSVGGVRLPKGQGETIRLPRGASLTDFAEKIDANPASLVQVLFHLGEMVTATQSVSDDILELLGGEMNYTVQVVSPEEEDRELLETFDITYGDDAGGEEDLQVRPPVVTIMGHVDHGKTRLLDTIRKTKVRESEAGGITQHIGAYQIETELEGNPRLITFIDTPGHEAFTAMRARGANSTDIAVIVVAADDGVMPQTVEAINHAQAAKAPIVVAINKIDKEGANPDKIRQQLTEYGLVAEEYGGDTMFVEISARQNINIDGLLEAILLTADAALDLRANPAMEAQGVAIEAHLDRGRGPVATVLVQRGTLRVGDSVVAGDAYGRVRRMVDEHNVDVTEALPSRPVQVIGFTSVPGAGDTFLVVDEDRVARQIAERRAARTRNALNASRRKRVSLEDLDSALKETNSLNLIIKGDNSGTVEALEASLLQLDVGDEVELNVVHRGVGGVTESDIDLATASDAIVLGFNVRAQGKATERATREGVDVRYYTVIYQAIDEIEQALKGMLKPEYEEVELGRAEVREVFKSSKIGTIAGCLVMSGEIRRNARARLLRDGTVVAENLPVSSLRRFKDDVVEVREGYECGLTLGSYGDLKVGDQIETYEQREKPRA, from the coding sequence GTGCCAGGCAAGGCCCGCGTACACGAGCTCGCGAAAGAGCTCGGCATCACCAGCAAGGACGTGCTCGCGAAGTTGAAGGAACAGGGCGAGTTCGTCAAGTCCGCGTCGTCCACGGTGGAGGCGCCCGTCGCCCGCCGTCTTCGCGACGCGTATGCGCCCAAGGGCGCCAAGAAGCCCACCCCCGGTCCGTCGGCGCGCCCCGGCCCGCCGGCCGCCAAGCCCGGTGCGTCCGCCCCGAAGCCCCCCGCGCCTGCCCAGCAGGCTCCGGCGGCCAAGGCGGCACCCGCCCCGGCCGAGTCGGCCACGTCGGCTCCGGCCGCACCCCAGCAGCAGGCGCCCGCGGCGTCGAAGCCGGCCACCCCGGGGCAGCGCCCCGGCCCCCGGCCCGGCCCGCGTCAGCAGCCCGCCGCACCCGCACCCCAGGAGCAGGTCCCGGCCGCGAAAGCGGACGCGCCCGCCGCTCCCAGGCAGGACACCCCGGCCACGCCCCCCGCGGGTGGCACCGGTTCGGTCGTCCCGCCGAAGCCGCAGGGCCCCAAGCCCGGCGGTCCCAAGCCCGGCCCGCGCACCCCGCGCGTCGGCAACAACCCGTTCGGCGTCGGTTCCGGCGCTCCGCCGCGTCCGCAGGGGCCGCGCCCCGGTGGCGGCCAGGGCGGCGACAACCGGCCCCCGCGTCCCGGCGGTGGCGCCGGCGGTGACCGTCCGGCCCCGCGGCCGGGTGGTGGCGCCGGTGGCAACCGGCCGAGCCCGGGCAACATGCCCCCGCGGCCGAACCCCGGCATGATGCCGGGCCGCACGCAGCGCCCGGCCCCCGGTCCCGGTGGCGGCGCCCGCGGTGGTCCCGGTGGCGGCGCCCGTGGCGGCCCCGGCGGTGGCGCCGGTCGTCCCGGTGGTGGCGGCGGCGGTTTCCGCGGCGGTCCCGGTGGCGGTGGCGGCGGCGGTGGCTTCCGCGGCGGTCCCGGTGGCGGTGGCGGTGGCGGCGGCTTCCGCCCGGGTGGCGGCGGCCCCGGTGGCGGCGGCGGTGCCCCGGCCGGTGGCGGCGGTTTCCGTGGCGGCGGCGGTGGCCGTGGTGGCCCCGGTGGCCGTGGCGGTACCGCGGGTGCCTTCGGGCGTCCGGGTGGTCCCTCGCGCAAGGGTCGCAAGTCGAAGCGGCAGAAGCGCCAGGAGTACATGGACAACATGCAGGCGCCCAGCGTCGGCGGCGTCCGCTTGCCCAAGGGGCAGGGCGAGACGATCCGGCTGCCGCGGGGTGCTTCGCTGACCGACTTCGCCGAGAAGATCGACGCCAACCCGGCTTCGCTGGTGCAGGTGCTCTTCCACCTCGGCGAGATGGTCACCGCGACGCAGTCCGTGTCGGACGACATCCTCGAGCTGCTCGGCGGCGAAATGAACTACACGGTTCAGGTCGTCTCGCCGGAGGAAGAGGACCGCGAGCTGCTGGAGACCTTCGACATCACCTACGGCGACGACGCGGGTGGCGAAGAGGATCTGCAGGTCAGGCCGCCGGTCGTGACCATCATGGGTCACGTCGACCACGGTAAGACCCGCCTGCTCGACACGATCCGGAAGACGAAGGTCCGCGAGAGCGAGGCCGGCGGCATCACGCAGCACATCGGTGCGTACCAGATCGAGACCGAGCTCGAGGGCAACCCGCGCTTGATCACCTTCATCGACACCCCGGGTCACGAGGCGTTCACCGCCATGCGTGCCCGTGGTGCGAACTCGACCGACATCGCGGTGATCGTGGTGGCGGCCGACGACGGTGTGATGCCGCAGACGGTCGAGGCGATCAACCACGCGCAGGCCGCCAAGGCCCCGATCGTGGTCGCGATCAACAAGATCGACAAGGAAGGCGCGAACCCGGACAAGATCCGGCAGCAGCTGACCGAGTACGGCCTGGTCGCCGAGGAGTACGGCGGCGACACGATGTTCGTCGAGATCTCCGCGCGGCAGAACATCAACATCGACGGCCTGCTCGAGGCGATCCTGCTGACCGCCGACGCCGCTCTGGACCTCCGGGCCAACCCGGCCATGGAGGCGCAGGGTGTCGCGATCGAGGCGCACCTCGACCGCGGCCGCGGCCCGGTGGCCACCGTCCTGGTCCAGCGCGGCACGCTGCGCGTCGGTGACTCGGTCGTGGCGGGTGACGCCTACGGCCGCGTCCGCCGGATGGTCGACGAGCACAACGTCGACGTCACCGAGGCGCTGCCGTCGCGTCCCGTCCAGGTCATCGGGTTCACCTCGGTGCCGGGTGCGGGCGACACCTTCCTGGTGGTCGACGAGGACCGCGTCGCCCGGCAGATCGCCGAGCGCCGTGCCGCTCGTACGCGCAACGCGCTCAACGCGTCGCGCCGCAAGCGGGTCAGCCTCGAGGACCTCGACTCCGCCTTGAAGGAGACGAACAGCCTCAACCTGATCATCAAGGGTGACAACTCGGGTACGGTCGAGGCCCTCGAAGCCTCGCTGCTGCAGCTGGACGTCGGCGACGAGGTCGAGCTGAACGTGGTCCACCGCGGTGTCGGTGGCGTGACCGAGTCGGACATCGACCTGGCGACCGCGTCCGACGCGATCGTCCTCGGGTTCAACGTCCGCGCCCAGGGCAAGGCGACCGAGCGGGCCACCCGCGAGGGCGTCGACGTCCGGTACTACACGGTCATCTACCAGGCGATCGACGAGATCGAGCAGGCCCTCAAGGGCATGCTCAAGCCGGAGTACGAAGAGGTCGAGCTGGGCCGCGCGGAGGTCCGCGAGGTCTTCAAGTCCTCCAAGATCGGCACGATCGCGGGTTGCCTGGTCATGTCCGGCGAGATCCGGCGCAACGCCCGGGCCCGTCTGCTCCGCGACGGCACGGTCGTGGCGGAGAACCTGCCGGTCAGCTCGCTGCGGCGGTTCAAGGACGACGTGGTCGAGGTCCGCGAGGGCTACGAGTGCGGTCTGACGCTCGGTTCGTACGGCGACCTCAAGGTCGGCGACCAGATCGAGACGTACGAGCAGCGCGAAAAGCCGCGAGCGTAA
- a CDS encoding SPFH domain-containing protein has translation MFGYRVPAPNEAMLISGGNSKGASPFRVVTGHGAFVMPVFRKVRFLTLAMCEAEVTEVCVTKQAIALTVRAVIAFKVGNDTESIVNAGQRFLSDQDQMSVLTGRIFAGHLRSIIGSMTVEEIITERQKLATEVLDGSAVEMAKIGLTVDALQIQSIDDMKLGYIAAMAAPHNAAIQRDAQIAQAVANKTAAEAEQESQRTQAEYARQTSIVQARYRAEVEAAQAQAAQAGPLAQARAQQEVIDARTELAQREAELRQQQLVAEVIKPADAEAERIRILALADAEKMRVQAEAAASNNRVALDRMLIDQLPQIVKEAGRGLAGANVNILNGADGLGEMAAGLVGQGLSILDSVKRGLSTSPAPAAAPEANGQLPKPGELTAS, from the coding sequence ATGTTCGGTTATCGCGTGCCGGCTCCCAACGAGGCGATGCTGATCTCGGGGGGCAACAGCAAGGGCGCGTCGCCGTTCCGGGTCGTCACCGGTCACGGTGCGTTCGTCATGCCGGTCTTCCGGAAAGTCCGGTTCCTCACGCTCGCCATGTGCGAGGCCGAAGTGACCGAAGTGTGCGTGACGAAGCAGGCCATCGCCCTCACGGTCCGGGCGGTGATCGCGTTCAAGGTCGGCAACGACACCGAGAGCATCGTCAACGCCGGCCAGCGATTCCTCTCCGACCAGGACCAGATGTCCGTGCTGACCGGCCGGATCTTCGCCGGGCACCTGCGGTCCATCATCGGTTCGATGACCGTCGAGGAGATCATCACCGAGCGGCAGAAGCTCGCCACCGAGGTGCTGGACGGCTCGGCCGTGGAGATGGCGAAGATCGGGCTCACCGTCGACGCCCTGCAGATCCAGTCGATCGACGACATGAAGCTCGGCTACATCGCCGCGATGGCCGCGCCGCACAACGCCGCCATCCAGCGGGACGCGCAGATCGCCCAGGCCGTGGCGAACAAGACCGCGGCGGAGGCCGAGCAGGAGTCGCAGCGGACGCAGGCCGAGTACGCCCGGCAGACGTCGATCGTGCAGGCGCGGTACCGGGCCGAGGTCGAGGCGGCGCAGGCGCAGGCTGCCCAGGCCGGTCCCCTCGCGCAGGCGCGGGCGCAGCAGGAGGTCATCGACGCGCGCACCGAGCTGGCCCAGCGCGAAGCCGAGCTGCGGCAGCAGCAGCTGGTCGCCGAGGTCATCAAGCCCGCCGACGCCGAGGCCGAGCGGATCCGCATCCTGGCGCTCGCCGACGCGGAGAAGATGCGCGTGCAGGCGGAGGCGGCGGCGTCGAACAACCGGGTCGCGCTCGACCGGATGCTCATCGACCAGCTGCCGCAGATCGTCAAGGAAGCCGGGCGGGGCCTGGCGGGCGCGAACGTCAACATCCTCAACGGCGCCGACGGCCTCGGGGAGATGGCCGCAGGCCTCGTCGGCCAGGGACTGTCCATCTTGGACTCGGTGAAGCGCGGGCTGAGCACGTCGCCGGCGCCGGCCGCCGCGCCGGAAGCGAACGGGCAGCTGCCCAAGCCGGGTGAGCTCACCGCCTCCTGA
- a CDS encoding SAM-dependent methyltransferase, translating to MPEYAMLVYPSANRVYAASSPALLRAELAVFGARLAAELSAIDEVELGGVGYVRFTSSAPLGESDLALLSNVSSLYALFELGDGVLRPVPVTPLAKADSDLLTIQKYAGKTNELFTKLLVNVTLLATADPAGLLSDKPKYLLDPLCGRGTTLNQAMMYGLHATGLDVDAKDFEAYEAFIKTWLRTKRVKHTAESGQLRRNKARLGRRLDIEYALDKEAYKAGDTRKLTYFNADTLATDEVLRANSCDVIVTDAPYGVQHGSHRETGLQRSPRDLLAAAVPVWTRVLKPGGALGISWNTTVLPREELVEVLRKAGLDVREGGPWEEFAHRVDQAILRDLVVAAKPAS from the coding sequence ATGCCTGAGTACGCGATGCTGGTCTACCCCTCGGCCAACCGGGTCTACGCCGCCTCCTCCCCCGCGCTGCTGCGCGCCGAGCTGGCGGTGTTCGGCGCGCGCCTGGCGGCCGAGCTGTCCGCGATCGACGAGGTCGAGCTCGGCGGCGTCGGCTACGTGCGCTTCACCAGCTCGGCGCCCCTCGGCGAAAGCGATCTCGCGCTCTTGTCGAACGTCTCGTCGCTGTACGCGTTGTTCGAGCTGGGTGACGGCGTCCTCCGTCCGGTGCCCGTGACACCGCTGGCGAAGGCCGACTCGGACCTGCTGACCATCCAGAAGTACGCGGGCAAGACGAACGAGCTGTTCACCAAGCTGCTGGTGAACGTGACGCTGCTGGCGACGGCGGACCCGGCGGGGCTGCTGTCGGACAAGCCGAAGTACCTGCTCGACCCGCTGTGCGGCCGCGGCACCACGCTGAACCAGGCGATGATGTACGGCCTGCACGCGACCGGCCTGGACGTCGACGCCAAGGACTTCGAGGCCTACGAGGCGTTCATCAAGACGTGGCTGCGCACCAAGCGCGTGAAGCACACCGCCGAGTCCGGGCAGCTGCGCCGCAACAAGGCCCGGCTCGGGCGGCGGCTCGACATCGAGTACGCGCTGGACAAGGAAGCGTACAAAGCGGGCGACACGCGCAAACTGACCTACTTCAACGCCGACACCCTGGCCACCGACGAGGTGCTGCGGGCGAACTCCTGCGACGTGATCGTCACCGACGCGCCGTACGGCGTCCAGCACGGCAGCCACCGCGAGACGGGCCTGCAGCGCAGCCCGCGCGACCTGCTCGCCGCGGCCGTCCCGGTGTGGACCCGGGTGCTGAAACCCGGCGGGGCGCTCGGGATTTCGTGGAACACGACCGTGCTGCCGCGGGAGGAGCTGGTCGAGGTGCTCCGGAAGGCCGGCCTCGACGTCCGCGAGGGCGGGCCGTGGGAGGAGTTCGCCCACCGGGTGGACCAGGCCATCCTGCGTGACCTGGTCGTCGCGGCCAAACCCGCTTCCTAG
- a CDS encoding class I SAM-dependent methyltransferase: MTWLADTATSYDTVASSYAEFVSRALEEQPYLKAALTLFASQVEGPAVDVGCGPGHFTAYLASLGVDASGIDLSPGMIDLARRSHPQLRFEVGSMTDLPLPDASVAGVLASWSLIHVPDEAVPVTLGHFHRVLRPGGLLMIGYHVGVGTRLKTQGYGGHPMRVNVHLRQPWWLARRVRDAGFTVDAEWLLDPEAEVSQGILFASK; encoded by the coding sequence ATGACCTGGCTCGCGGACACCGCCACCTCGTACGACACGGTGGCTTCGAGCTACGCCGAGTTCGTTTCCCGCGCGCTCGAGGAGCAGCCGTACCTCAAGGCGGCGCTGACGCTGTTCGCCTCGCAGGTCGAGGGACCCGCGGTGGACGTCGGCTGCGGCCCGGGGCACTTCACGGCGTACCTGGCCTCCCTGGGCGTCGACGCGTCCGGCATCGACCTCTCGCCGGGGATGATCGACCTCGCGCGCCGGTCACACCCGCAACTGCGGTTCGAGGTGGGCTCGATGACGGACCTGCCGCTCCCGGACGCGTCGGTCGCGGGCGTGCTGGCGTCCTGGTCGCTGATCCACGTCCCGGACGAGGCGGTGCCGGTGACACTGGGTCACTTCCACCGCGTGCTGCGGCCGGGCGGGCTGCTGATGATCGGCTACCACGTCGGCGTGGGCACCCGGCTGAAGACCCAGGGTTACGGCGGGCACCCGATGCGGGTCAACGTCCACCTCCGGCAGCCGTGGTGGCTGGCGCGGCGGGTGCGGGACGCCGGGTTCACCGTCGACGCGGAATGGCTGCTGGACCCCGAGGCCGAGGTTTCGCAGGGGATTCTCTTCGCTTCGAAATAG
- a CDS encoding alpha/beta hydrolase-fold protein — translation MLSRRGLLAGSALALLAGCSSAPSGPPPGPPAVPVPTGPAPLSDPVTVQRTRSAARGTDVDLVLITPEGVPASGLPVCLALHGRGARARTFLSLGVPALLTAAVRAGTPPFAIAAIDGDHYWVNVGSDDDPQRMLTDEVPGWLAGRDLRPPSAVFGISMGGFGALRFARAHPDLKAVATASAALFVSWPDARSRKVFADEANWRDAEPLLHTAELRPGSLGVWCGESDPFLGADRKLVKAVNPAVSRFSPGQHDDDYWRGVLPDILKFVGERLS, via the coding sequence GTGCTCTCCCGCCGCGGCCTGCTCGCCGGCAGCGCACTCGCGCTGCTGGCGGGCTGTTCGTCGGCTCCCTCGGGGCCACCTCCCGGTCCGCCGGCGGTGCCGGTGCCGACCGGTCCGGCACCTTTGTCCGATCCGGTGACGGTCCAGCGCACGCGCTCGGCCGCCCGCGGCACCGACGTCGACCTGGTGCTCATCACGCCGGAAGGCGTCCCGGCCTCGGGACTGCCGGTGTGCCTGGCCCTGCACGGCCGCGGCGCCCGGGCGCGGACGTTCCTCTCGCTGGGCGTCCCCGCGCTCCTGACGGCCGCGGTCCGCGCGGGAACACCACCGTTCGCCATCGCGGCGATCGACGGCGACCACTACTGGGTGAACGTCGGTTCGGACGACGACCCGCAGCGCATGCTCACCGACGAAGTCCCGGGCTGGCTGGCCGGCCGCGACCTGCGTCCGCCGTCGGCGGTGTTCGGCATTTCGATGGGCGGCTTCGGCGCGTTGCGGTTCGCCCGCGCCCACCCGGACCTGAAGGCGGTGGCCACGGCGAGCGCGGCCCTGTTCGTCAGCTGGCCGGACGCCCGCAGCCGCAAGGTCTTCGCGGACGAGGCGAACTGGCGCGACGCGGAACCCTTGCTGCACACGGCCGAGCTACGCCCAGGATCCCTCGGCGTGTGGTGCGGCGAGTCGGACCCGTTCCTGGGCGCGGACCGCAAGCTGGTCAAGGCCGTGAACCCGGCGGTATCGCGGTTTTCGCCGGGCCAGCACGACGACGACTACTGGCGCGGGGTGCTGCCGGACATCCTGAAGTTCGTGGGGGAGCGCCTGTCGTGA